The following coding sequences lie in one Vicinamibacterales bacterium genomic window:
- a CDS encoding DNA-3-methyladenine glycosylase I: MNQGLWRGPDRRLRCAWCRSDPGYVEYHDREWGRPAPDDRALFEKICLEGFQSGLSWLTILRKRENFRRAFAGFEPARVARFTQRDVTRLLNDAGIVRHRGKIESTINNAKRCPAIADEFGSLAEYVSRFEPNKSTRPKKLTWTLLKTMSTTPESTALSKDLRKRGWTFVGPTTMYAFMQAMGLVNDHLHGCSFRVPEGTRQR, encoded by the coding sequence ATGAACCAGGGACTCTGGCGCGGACCGGACAGGCGGCTCCGTTGCGCGTGGTGCCGCAGCGATCCAGGCTACGTCGAATACCACGATCGCGAGTGGGGACGGCCGGCGCCCGACGATCGCGCACTCTTCGAGAAAATCTGTCTTGAGGGATTCCAGAGCGGTCTCAGCTGGCTGACCATCCTGCGGAAGCGGGAGAACTTCCGCCGGGCGTTCGCCGGCTTCGAGCCGGCCAGGGTGGCGCGCTTCACGCAGCGCGACGTGACGCGGCTCCTGAACGACGCCGGCATCGTGCGGCATCGCGGCAAGATCGAGAGCACCATCAACAACGCGAAGCGCTGTCCCGCGATCGCCGACGAGTTCGGATCGCTGGCGGAGTATGTCTCGCGCTTCGAGCCCAACAAGAGCACGCGGCCAAAGAAGCTGACGTGGACCCTGTTGAAGACGATGTCGACGACGCCCGAATCGACCGCCCTCTCGAAGGACCTGCGCAAGCGCGGCTGGACGTTCGTCGGTCCGACGACGATGTATGCGTTCATGCAGGCGATGGGGCTGGTGAACGATCACCTGCACGGGTGCAGCTTCCGGGTCCCGGAGGGCACGCGTCAGAGATGA
- a CDS encoding lysylphosphatidylglycerol synthase transmembrane domain-containing protein produces the protein MRSRLRAVIVVLLTVGLLAYFLHGVPFGEVWSRTREADPRLLATAVAVTMMTYMLRAFRWQYLLAPIGPTRFTVAFQTTVIGFAASFLLPGRPGEVLRPYLLAKREGLPPTAAFATIILERLLDLVTVLMLFGLFVVAVDPASLSGDPALYARVKVGGLIAAGASVAGLIVFFFLAGHPETLGAWALRIERLLPAKLARVVASLVESFAQGLAVMRRPAHLLGSLALSIPLWLSIGLGIWLTSRAFHMTFGYLGSFLVMTLLVVGVAVPTPGQVGGFHAAYKIAVVTFFGAPETAAVGAAIVLWAVSFVPVTLLGLVFMAREGLSLGRMREMAAERADASQRPRGLQRDVPGPDPSRGAGPGAQRGGDVWTPAERRNR, from the coding sequence ATGCGGTCCCGACTTCGTGCGGTCATCGTGGTGCTGCTCACGGTTGGGCTGCTCGCGTACTTCCTCCACGGGGTGCCGTTCGGGGAGGTCTGGAGCCGGACGCGCGAGGCCGATCCGCGTCTGCTGGCGACTGCCGTGGCGGTCACGATGATGACGTACATGCTGCGGGCCTTCCGCTGGCAGTATCTCCTGGCCCCGATCGGACCCACGCGTTTCACGGTCGCGTTCCAGACCACGGTGATCGGATTTGCGGCGAGCTTCCTGCTGCCCGGCCGCCCGGGCGAAGTCCTGCGGCCGTATCTCCTCGCCAAGCGCGAGGGGCTGCCACCGACCGCGGCCTTCGCGACGATCATTCTGGAGCGCCTGCTCGATCTCGTCACCGTGCTGATGCTGTTCGGTCTATTCGTAGTGGCGGTCGATCCGGCCTCGCTCTCGGGCGATCCCGCGTTGTACGCGCGCGTCAAAGTCGGAGGGTTGATCGCGGCCGGCGCCTCGGTGGCAGGCCTGATCGTCTTCTTCTTCCTGGCGGGACACCCCGAGACGCTCGGCGCATGGGCGCTGCGGATCGAGCGGCTGCTGCCGGCGAAACTGGCGCGCGTGGTGGCCTCGCTCGTCGAGAGCTTCGCACAGGGGCTCGCCGTCATGCGGCGCCCCGCGCACCTGCTGGGATCGCTGGCCCTGTCGATTCCGCTCTGGCTGTCGATCGGGTTGGGGATCTGGCTGACCTCACGCGCCTTCCATATGACGTTCGGCTATCTGGGTTCGTTCCTCGTGATGACGCTCCTCGTGGTCGGCGTGGCGGTGCCGACGCCCGGCCAGGTCGGCGGGTTCCACGCAGCCTACAAGATCGCCGTGGTGACGTTTTTCGGGGCCCCTGAGACGGCCGCGGTCGGGGCGGCGATCGTGCTGTGGGCGGTGTCCTTCGTTCCGGTCACGCTCCTCGGCCTCGTGTTCATGGCGCGGGAGGGCCTCTCGCTCGGCCGGATGCGCGAGATGGCGGCGGAGAGAGCGGACGCCAGCCAGCGGCCACGCGGTCTCCAGCGCGACGTGCCGGGGCCTGATCCGTCGCGGGGCGCCGGCCCTGGCGCGCAGCGAGGTGGGGATGTCTGGACCCCCGCCGAGCGGAGAAACCGATGA
- a CDS encoding GNAT family N-acetyltransferase, whose product MPAVRPAAAADLPALTALYNHYVVHTPITFDVEPFEPEQRRAWLDSHAGGRYRLLVAVDGNAIAGYASTSRWRPKAAYDTTVESTVYVRHDLVGRGIGRLLYDALFAAMADQDVLTIVAGVALPNPASIAFHERCGFRQVGVFREVGRKFDRFWDVAWLQRPCHPAHR is encoded by the coding sequence ATGCCGGCTGTCCGACCAGCCGCGGCCGCCGACCTTCCGGCGCTGACCGCCCTGTACAACCACTACGTCGTCCACACGCCGATTACGTTCGACGTCGAGCCGTTCGAGCCGGAGCAGAGGCGTGCGTGGCTCGACAGCCATGCCGGCGGACGCTATCGCCTGCTCGTCGCCGTCGACGGGAACGCGATCGCCGGCTACGCCTCGACGAGCCGCTGGCGGCCCAAAGCGGCGTACGATACGACCGTCGAGTCGACCGTCTACGTGCGGCACGACCTGGTCGGACGCGGCATCGGGCGTCTGCTCTACGACGCGCTCTTCGCCGCAATGGCCGATCAAGACGTCCTCACCATCGTCGCCGGCGTGGCACTCCCCAACCCGGCGTCGATCGCGTTCCACGAGCGCTGCGGATTCCGGCAGGTGGGCGTCTTCCGGGAGGTCGGCCGCAAGTTTGATCGGTTCTGGGACGTCGCCTGGCTGCAGCGGCCCTGTCACCCCGCGCACCGCTGA
- the nrdR gene encoding transcriptional regulator NrdR: MKCPFCGHLGDKVVDSRESKEGNSIRRRRECLGCSKRYTSREHIEEIEYRVIKKDGRPEPFQRQKLIGGLVRACEKRPVSVQQLEGIADRIESELQDRPDREMKTTEIGQRIMDELRRIDHVAYVRFASVYRQFRDVGEFKREIDELQRSKS, translated from the coding sequence ATGAAGTGTCCGTTCTGCGGGCATCTCGGCGACAAGGTCGTCGATTCGCGTGAGAGCAAGGAAGGCAACAGCATCCGCCGCCGCCGCGAGTGTCTGGGCTGCAGCAAGCGATACACCAGCCGCGAGCACATCGAAGAGATCGAGTACCGCGTCATCAAGAAGGACGGCCGTCCGGAACCGTTCCAGCGCCAGAAATTGATCGGCGGCCTGGTTCGCGCCTGTGAGAAGCGGCCGGTCAGCGTCCAGCAGCTCGAAGGGATTGCCGACCGGATTGAATCGGAGCTGCAGGATCGTCCCGATCGGGAGATGAAGACCACCGAGATCGGCCAGCGGATCATGGACGAGTTGCGGCGCATCGATCATGTCGCCTACGTGCGCTTCGCCTCGGTCTATCGCCAGTTCCGCGACGTCGGCGAATTCAAGCGCGAGATCGACGAGTTGCAGCGGAGCAAGAGCTAG
- the groL gene encoding chaperonin GroEL (60 kDa chaperone family; promotes refolding of misfolded polypeptides especially under stressful conditions; forms two stacked rings of heptamers to form a barrel-shaped 14mer; ends can be capped by GroES; misfolded proteins enter the barrel where they are refolded when GroES binds) gives MAKQIIYGEESRQAILRGVNQLANAVKVTLGPKGRNVVLDKKFGSPTITKDGVTVAKEIELKDPLENMGAQMVREVASKTSDIAGDGTTTATVLAQAIFREGAKNVVAGANPMELKRGIEKAVEVIVAELKKASKPVSGAAIAQVGTISANSDETIGKIIAEAMDKVGKDGVITVEEAKSMETSLEVVEGMQFDRGYLSPYFVTDPERMEVALENPLILIHEKKISSMKDLLPLLEQVARAGRPLLIIAEDVDGEALATLVVNKLRGTLSAAAVKAPGFGDRRKAMLEDIAILTGGKAITEDLGIKLENIKLDDLGKAKKVTIDKDNSTIVEGSGTQSQIEGRVKQIRTQVEETTSDYDREKLQERLAKLVGGVAVIKVGAATETEMKEKKARVEDAMHATKAAVEEGIVPGGGVALIRAAKALEGLKLEHDQKVGAEIIRKAIEEPCRWIATNAGQEGSIVVQKVKDGKGNEGYNAGADKYEDLVAAGVIDPVKVVRTALQNASSIASLLLTTEALVSEIPEEKKEAPSGGGPGGMGGMY, from the coding sequence ATGGCAAAGCAGATTATTTACGGCGAGGAGTCGCGTCAGGCCATCCTGCGCGGCGTCAATCAGCTCGCCAACGCCGTCAAGGTGACCCTCGGCCCCAAGGGCCGGAACGTCGTCCTCGACAAGAAGTTCGGCTCCCCCACCATCACCAAGGACGGCGTGACGGTGGCCAAGGAGATCGAGCTGAAGGACCCGCTCGAGAACATGGGCGCGCAGATGGTCCGTGAAGTCGCGAGCAAGACCTCGGACATCGCCGGCGACGGCACGACCACCGCGACCGTGCTCGCGCAGGCGATCTTCCGCGAGGGCGCCAAGAACGTGGTCGCCGGCGCCAACCCGATGGAACTCAAGCGCGGCATCGAGAAGGCCGTCGAAGTGATCGTGGCCGAGCTGAAGAAGGCGTCGAAGCCGGTCAGCGGCGCCGCCATCGCGCAGGTCGGCACGATCTCGGCCAACAGCGACGAGACGATCGGCAAGATCATCGCGGAAGCGATGGACAAGGTCGGCAAGGACGGCGTCATCACCGTCGAAGAAGCGAAGTCGATGGAGACCTCGCTCGAGGTCGTCGAGGGCATGCAGTTCGACCGTGGCTACCTGTCGCCCTACTTCGTGACCGATCCCGAGCGCATGGAAGTGGCGCTCGAGAACCCGCTCATCCTGATCCACGAGAAGAAGATCAGCTCGATGAAGGACCTGCTGCCGCTGCTCGAACAGGTGGCGCGCGCCGGCCGTCCGCTGCTCATCATTGCTGAAGACGTGGACGGCGAAGCGCTCGCCACCCTGGTCGTCAACAAGCTGCGCGGCACGCTGTCGGCAGCGGCGGTGAAGGCGCCGGGCTTCGGCGACCGCCGAAAGGCGATGCTCGAAGACATCGCGATCCTCACCGGCGGCAAGGCGATCACGGAAGACCTCGGCATCAAGCTCGAGAACATCAAGCTCGACGATCTCGGCAAGGCCAAGAAGGTCACGATCGACAAGGACAACTCGACGATCGTCGAGGGCTCCGGCACGCAGAGCCAGATCGAGGGTCGCGTCAAGCAGATCCGCACGCAGGTCGAGGAGACCACCTCGGACTACGACCGCGAGAAGCTGCAGGAGCGCCTCGCGAAGCTGGTCGGCGGCGTCGCGGTCATCAAGGTCGGTGCGGCCACCGAGACCGAGATGAAGGAGAAGAAGGCGCGCGTCGAGGACGCGATGCACGCGACCAAGGCTGCCGTCGAAGAAGGGATCGTCCCCGGCGGCGGCGTCGCGCTCATCCGCGCGGCCAAGGCGCTCGAGGGGCTCAAGCTGGAGCACGACCAGAAGGTCGGCGCCGAGATCATCCGCAAGGCGATCGAGGAGCCGTGCCGCTGGATCGCGACCAACGCGGGCCAGGAAGGCTCGATCGTCGTCCAGAAGGTGAAGGACGGCAAGGGCAACGAAGGCTACAACGCGGGCGCCGACAAGTACGAGGACCTGGTCGCGGCGGGAGTCATCGACCCGGTCAAGGTCGTCCGCACGGCGCTGCAGAACGCGTCGTCGATCGCCTCGCTGCTGCTGACCACCGAAGCGCTCGTCTCGGAGATTCCGGAAGAGAAGAAGGAAGCTCCGTCCGGGGGCGGCCCCGGCGGCATGGGCGGCATGTACTGA
- a CDS encoding sigma-54 dependent transcriptional regulator: protein MKERILIVDDEAGVRNAVSGVLRDEGYVVEAVGSGEACIDRALRVSFDVIVLDIWLPGIDGLATLAKLQERRVDAPVVMISGHGNIESAVRAIKMGAFDFVEKPLSLDKTVLVIGNAVRQRRLEAENRELRATVDRRQIIVGQSHVMRQLLEQVEMAAPTNGRVLVYGENGTGKELVARTIHGHSRRARGPFIEVNCAAIPEELIESELFGHMRGSFTGATADRRGKFELADGGTLFLDEIGDMSLKTQAKVLRALQEQVVEPVGGSASVKVDVRVIAATNKDLPSEIRAGRFREDLYFRLNVIPIFVPPLRERENDVILLAEHFIGGFAREDGRRPKHLDSGAATGLRSYRWPGNVRELRNIIERLMIMVPGHVIALADLAFLEGAAVSAEPTDAAPLPLHEARDRFEREYILRALAANHGNISRTADALGVERSNLYRKMRGFGIAPARREEEAV, encoded by the coding sequence ATGAAAGAACGGATCTTGATCGTCGACGACGAAGCGGGCGTGCGCAACGCCGTGAGCGGCGTGCTGCGCGACGAAGGCTACGTCGTCGAAGCGGTCGGGTCGGGCGAGGCGTGCATCGATCGCGCGCTGCGCGTCAGCTTCGACGTGATCGTGCTCGACATCTGGCTGCCCGGCATCGACGGGCTCGCGACGCTGGCCAAGCTGCAGGAGCGGCGCGTCGACGCGCCGGTGGTGATGATCTCGGGCCACGGCAACATCGAGTCGGCGGTCCGCGCCATCAAGATGGGCGCGTTCGACTTCGTCGAGAAGCCGCTATCGCTCGACAAGACCGTGCTCGTGATCGGCAACGCGGTGCGGCAGCGGCGGCTCGAGGCGGAGAACCGCGAACTGCGCGCCACCGTCGACCGCCGGCAGATCATCGTCGGCCAGAGCCACGTGATGCGCCAGCTCCTCGAGCAGGTGGAGATGGCGGCGCCGACCAACGGCCGGGTGCTGGTCTACGGCGAGAACGGGACGGGCAAGGAGCTGGTGGCGCGGACCATCCACGGCCACAGCCGCCGCGCCCGCGGGCCGTTCATCGAGGTCAACTGCGCGGCGATCCCCGAGGAGCTGATCGAGAGCGAGCTGTTCGGCCACATGCGCGGCTCGTTCACCGGCGCCACCGCGGATCGGCGGGGCAAGTTCGAGCTCGCCGACGGCGGCACGCTGTTCCTGGACGAGATCGGCGACATGAGCTTGAAGACGCAGGCGAAAGTGCTGCGCGCGCTGCAGGAGCAGGTGGTCGAACCGGTCGGCGGGAGCGCCAGCGTCAAGGTCGACGTCCGGGTGATCGCGGCGACCAACAAGGATCTGCCCTCGGAGATCCGTGCCGGGCGGTTTCGCGAGGACCTGTACTTCCGGCTCAACGTAATCCCGATCTTTGTGCCGCCGCTGCGCGAGCGCGAGAACGACGTCATCCTGCTGGCCGAGCACTTCATCGGCGGCTTCGCGCGCGAAGACGGCCGGCGGCCCAAGCATCTCGACAGCGGCGCCGCGACCGGTCTGCGCAGTTACCGCTGGCCCGGCAACGTCCGCGAGCTGCGCAATATCATCGAGCGGCTGATGATCATGGTGCCCGGCCATGTCATCGCGCTGGCCGACCTGGCCTTCCTCGAGGGGGCGGCGGTGTCTGCGGAGCCGACCGACGCCGCACCGCTGCCGCTGCACGAGGCCCGCGATCGCTTCGAGCGCGAATACATCCTGCGCGCGCTGGCGGCGAACCACGGCAATATCTCACGCACCGCCGACGCGCTCGGCGTCGAGCGCAGCAACCTGTATCGCAAGATGCGCGGCTTCGGCATCGCGCCCGCGCGCCGGGAAGAAGAAGCGGTCTAG
- the groES gene encoding co-chaperone GroES, giving the protein MGIRPLHDRVIVQRIEEGEQKVGGIIIPDSAKEKPQQGKVIAVGKGKVEKDGKVTPLDVKEGDTILFGKYSGQEIKLEGDEYLIMREEEILGVITK; this is encoded by the coding sequence GTGGGCATCCGGCCCCTGCACGACCGAGTGATTGTGCAGCGCATCGAAGAAGGCGAGCAGAAGGTCGGCGGCATCATCATCCCCGACTCGGCCAAGGAAAAGCCGCAGCAGGGCAAGGTGATCGCCGTGGGCAAGGGCAAGGTCGAGAAGGACGGCAAAGTCACGCCGCTCGACGTCAAGGAAGGCGACACGATCCTGTTCGGCAAGTACTCGGGCCAGGAAATCAAGCTCGAAGGCGACGAGTACCTGATCATGCGCGAGGAAGAGATCCTCGGCGTCATTACCAAGTAG
- a CDS encoding ATP-binding protein, whose translation MGSSVEPLQSRPRTPFAGGSTPGPERRPFRDNPRLILAGILLLLASLAVIVWLSDRTTQLNPNFLSEAVLYTLSVADVTMLLALGFVLARNVIKLFVERRRGLPFARFRLKLVAALLGLTIVPSLLVLAAGTELIRQTTARWFSVPVTDVLTSANRIAGTFYRDRESVVAAQAAALVSSVPASLLLAGDVDALQRAVTAPVMDGRVGMIEIYRVQPTATRLDVVPIVALQSPSLPPGHLRASSDRLAAKIAAGSSDTQAHEPLEGGGELVRAGVVIRNGAGQPAGVVIASDFLSGDLARDARRIAEAYEDYSQLRVLKGPLEGVYLSLFVMMTLMILVSATWLGFYLAKRITRPVGMLAAGAREIGAGHLDHRIEPETHDEFGSLVEAFNAMAAELATSQRRLDRSRVEMERKNAELEERRRYIETVLQRIATGVISIGADGRVGTVNAAAVRLLAVEAGIVGAPIEQVLERDDLQPLAALVRAVRAAGGKPTGQEIALARDGREIHLAAAATALQGEAGTHEGTVLMFDDVTPLVRTQRVAAWRDVARRLAHEIKNPLTPIQLSAERMARHFAGAPEATRALVGECTTAIVAEVESLKALVDEFAQFARMPAPRAVPASLNALVIETLALYQGLLRDVVIERELAVALPPVRLDVEQMRRVIINLVDNAIEALTDTPNACIVVQTGHDAVNAVARVVIADNGPGVPAADREKLFMPYYSTKKRGSGLGLAIVRRIVGEHGGSIEVGDNTPTGSRFVIELPC comes from the coding sequence ATGGGCAGCAGTGTCGAGCCTTTGCAGTCGCGGCCCCGAACGCCATTCGCGGGCGGGTCGACTCCCGGGCCGGAACGCCGGCCCTTCAGGGACAATCCGCGCCTGATTCTCGCCGGCATCCTCCTGCTGCTGGCCAGCCTCGCGGTCATCGTCTGGCTCTCCGATCGCACCACGCAGCTGAATCCGAATTTCCTGAGCGAGGCGGTCCTCTACACGCTGTCGGTGGCGGACGTGACGATGCTGCTGGCGCTCGGGTTTGTGCTCGCCCGCAACGTCATCAAGCTGTTCGTCGAGCGGCGGCGCGGCCTGCCGTTCGCGCGCTTTCGGCTGAAGCTGGTGGCGGCGCTGCTGGGCCTGACGATCGTGCCGTCGCTGCTGGTGCTGGCGGCGGGCACCGAACTCATCCGGCAGACGACGGCCCGCTGGTTCAGTGTGCCGGTCACCGACGTGCTGACCTCCGCGAACCGGATCGCCGGCACCTTCTACCGCGATCGCGAGTCGGTGGTGGCGGCCCAGGCGGCCGCGCTGGTGTCGTCGGTGCCGGCGTCGCTCTTGCTCGCCGGCGACGTCGACGCGCTGCAGCGGGCGGTCACGGCGCCGGTGATGGACGGCCGCGTCGGCATGATCGAGATCTATCGGGTGCAGCCCACCGCGACGCGACTCGACGTCGTGCCGATCGTCGCGCTGCAGTCGCCGTCGCTGCCGCCGGGGCACCTGCGCGCCTCGTCGGATCGCCTCGCCGCGAAGATCGCCGCCGGCAGCAGCGACACGCAGGCGCACGAGCCGCTCGAGGGGGGCGGCGAGCTGGTCCGTGCCGGCGTGGTCATCAGGAACGGGGCGGGGCAACCGGCCGGCGTGGTGATCGCCAGCGACTTCCTCTCCGGGGATCTGGCCCGCGACGCGCGCCGGATCGCCGAAGCCTACGAAGACTACAGCCAGCTGCGGGTGCTGAAGGGGCCGCTCGAAGGGGTCTATCTCTCTCTGTTCGTGATGATGACGCTGATGATTCTGGTCAGCGCGACGTGGCTCGGGTTCTACCTGGCCAAGCGCATCACGCGGCCGGTCGGGATGCTGGCCGCGGGCGCCCGCGAAATCGGCGCCGGCCATCTCGATCATCGCATCGAGCCGGAAACGCACGACGAGTTCGGGTCGCTGGTCGAGGCGTTCAACGCGATGGCGGCGGAGCTGGCGACCAGCCAGCGGCGCCTCGATCGATCGCGGGTGGAGATGGAGCGCAAGAACGCCGAGCTCGAAGAGCGGCGCCGCTACATCGAGACGGTCCTCCAGCGAATCGCGACCGGCGTGATCTCGATCGGCGCCGACGGCCGGGTCGGCACGGTCAACGCCGCCGCCGTCCGGCTGCTCGCGGTCGAGGCCGGGATCGTCGGTGCGCCGATCGAACAGGTCCTGGAGCGGGACGACCTGCAGCCGCTGGCGGCGCTGGTCCGCGCCGTGCGGGCGGCCGGAGGCAAGCCGACCGGCCAGGAGATCGCGCTTGCCCGCGACGGCCGCGAGATCCATCTGGCCGCCGCGGCGACGGCGCTGCAGGGGGAAGCCGGCACCCACGAAGGCACGGTGCTGATGTTCGACGACGTGACGCCGCTGGTGCGGACGCAGCGGGTGGCGGCGTGGCGCGACGTGGCGCGGCGGCTGGCGCACGAGATCAAGAACCCGCTGACCCCGATCCAGCTCTCCGCCGAACGCATGGCCCGGCACTTCGCCGGCGCGCCGGAAGCGACGCGCGCGCTGGTCGGCGAGTGCACCACCGCGATCGTCGCCGAGGTCGAGTCGCTGAAGGCGCTGGTCGACGAATTCGCGCAGTTCGCCCGGATGCCGGCGCCGCGCGCGGTGCCGGCGAGCCTCAACGCGCTGGTCATCGAGACACTGGCGCTCTATCAAGGCCTGCTCCGCGACGTCGTCATCGAGCGCGAGCTGGCGGTGGCGCTGCCGCCGGTCCGCCTCGACGTCGAGCAGATGCGGCGGGTGATCATCAACCTGGTCGACAACGCGATCGAGGCGCTGACCGACACCCCGAACGCCTGCATCGTGGTCCAGACGGGGCACGACGCCGTCAACGCCGTCGCCCGGGTCGTGATCGCGGACAACGGACCCGGCGTGCCGGCCGCCGACCGCGAGAAGCTGTTCATGCCGTACTATTCGACCAAGAAGCGTGGCAGCGGCCTGGGCCTGGCCATCGTGCGGCGGATCGTCGGCGAGCACGGCGGCTCGATTGAGGTGGGCGACAACACGCCGACGGGATCGCGGTTCGTGATCGAGTTGCCGTGCTGA
- a CDS encoding phosphoribosylaminoimidazolesuccinocarboxamide synthase, whose translation MDPVLETSFADLTLHGRGKVRDIYQVGLGSEEALLLVATDRISAFDYVLGSAIPDKGKVLTQLSAFWFERMGDLVPNHMIATDVRRYPAALQKYASELKGRSMLCRRTRPVPIECVARGYLSGSGWKEYQKTGMVCGVKLPGGLRESDRLPQPIFTPATKEDSGHDINISEDEAARIIGRELTTRLRDLTLEIFRRGCEHAESKGIIIADTKFEFGLVGGGNPAADVVLIDEVLTPDSSRFWPKDDYRPGGAVPSFDKQFVRDYLEEIKWNKQPPVPALPDPVIARTREKYVEAFRRLSGRELE comes from the coding sequence ATGGATCCTGTTCTCGAAACATCGTTCGCCGATCTCACCCTGCACGGCCGCGGCAAAGTACGCGACATCTATCAGGTTGGCCTCGGCTCGGAAGAGGCACTGCTGCTGGTGGCGACCGATCGCATTTCAGCCTTCGACTACGTGCTCGGTTCGGCCATCCCGGACAAGGGCAAGGTGCTGACGCAGTTGTCGGCGTTCTGGTTCGAGCGGATGGGCGATCTCGTGCCGAACCACATGATCGCGACCGACGTGCGCCGGTACCCGGCGGCGCTGCAGAAGTACGCCTCGGAGCTGAAGGGACGCTCGATGCTGTGCCGGCGCACGCGGCCAGTGCCGATCGAGTGCGTCGCGCGCGGCTACCTCTCCGGTTCCGGGTGGAAGGAATACCAGAAGACCGGCATGGTGTGCGGCGTGAAGCTGCCAGGGGGCCTGCGGGAATCGGACCGGCTGCCGCAGCCGATCTTCACGCCGGCCACCAAGGAAGACAGCGGGCACGACATCAACATCAGCGAAGACGAAGCCGCCCGGATCATCGGCCGCGAGCTGACGACGCGTCTGCGCGATCTGACCCTCGAGATCTTCCGCCGTGGCTGCGAGCACGCCGAGTCCAAGGGGATCATCATCGCGGACACGAAGTTCGAGTTCGGCCTGGTCGGCGGAGGGAACCCGGCCGCCGACGTGGTGCTCATCGACGAAGTCCTGACGCCGGATTCGTCGCGCTTCTGGCCGAAGGACGATTACCGGCCCGGCGGAGCCGTGCCGAGCTTCGACAAGCAGTTCGTCCGCGACTACCTCGAAGAGATCAAGTGGAACAAGCAGCCGCCGGTGCCGGCGCTGCCAGACCCGGTGATCGCCAGGACGCGCGAGAAGTATGTCGAGGCCTTCCGCCGGCTCTCCGGCCGCGAGCTCGAGTAG
- a CDS encoding helix-turn-helix domain-containing protein, translating to MRDSLERLVSEMLDKGLHYEDVRREFEKLSITRALQRTKGSLGEAAELLGVHRNTIARKVAEYRIKRTA from the coding sequence GTGCGGGATTCCCTCGAGCGGCTGGTCTCGGAGATGCTCGACAAGGGTCTTCATTACGAAGACGTCCGCCGCGAGTTCGAGAAGCTCTCCATTACCCGCGCCCTCCAGCGCACCAAGGGCAGTCTCGGCGAAGCGGCCGAACTGCTCGGCGTCCACCGCAACACGATCGCCCGCAAGGTCGCCGAATACCGGATCAAGCGCACCGCCTGA
- a CDS encoding phage holin family protein: MRFLLRLVVNAVAVFLAANLVPGIHVTGPATAILAGLILGLVNAVIKPILFVLTLPFTILTLGLFIFVVNAICLALVAWLVPGFSIAGFGAAFLGALVISAVNWLLHAIVSDRRR, encoded by the coding sequence ATGCGTTTCCTGCTCCGCTTGGTGGTGAATGCCGTCGCGGTATTCCTCGCCGCCAACCTGGTGCCGGGTATCCACGTGACGGGGCCCGCCACGGCGATCCTCGCGGGCCTGATCCTCGGCCTGGTCAACGCCGTCATCAAGCCGATCCTGTTCGTGCTCACGCTGCCCTTCACCATCCTGACGCTCGGCCTCTTCATCTTCGTCGTCAACGCGATCTGCCTGGCGCTGGTGGCGTGGCTGGTCCCCGGCTTCTCGATCGCGGGGTTCGGCGCCGCGTTCCTCGGCGCGCTCGTGATCAGCGCGGTGAACTGGCTGCTGCACGCGATCGTCAGCGACCGCCGGCGCTGA